The window CTCCGATTGTTGCGGGGCCATGGTCGGAGATCCCCAGCATTTTTAGATGTTTCGATACAGCTGCCTTTGCCATGTCTGTTATAGTGGCAGTGGAGCCATGCCCGCTGGCTATGGTGTGTGTATGTACGTCAAATTCAAAAAAAGACATAATCTAAGCCTTTCTAAAAATGAAATTATATAGGTGCAGGGCACCCTTTAGTTACAGTATGATAGATTATGGGAAGTTTGTCAACAAAAAATGAGATATAGAAAGATTAATACCAATAAAAACAACAAAAAACATGTTGGTTTGTGTTGAGTTCACATATGAAAATCAGAATAAAAGTGTTGGTTCTCGTTGACTTATATATAGTCTTATACTATAATAGAAACAACTGGGTGAAAGATAGGTATTTTCGCAAAGTTGATATTGATTTATACTTTAAAGAAGATATTTTTCAGAAAGGAGAAAAAGAAGGATGGGATTATACACTTATGACAGCAGCGATATCCCAAAGTCGGAGCGGATTTCTAAGCTTGTTGAGAATTTGTATGCTAAGATGCCGGAGATAGAATCTGCCAGGGCGGTTTTGATTACCGAGTCTTATAAGCAGACTGAGAATGAGCCTATGATTATACGTAGGGCAAAGGCTTTCAGGCATATTTTAGAAAATATACCGATTGTCATACGGGATTTAGAGTTGATTGTCGGAAGCACGACGATTGCCCCCCGGGGATGCCAGACATATCCAGAGTTTTCCTATGAGTGGCTGGAAGAAGAGTTTGATACAGTGGAAAAGAGAAGTGCCGACCCGTTTTATATTTCAGATAAGACGAAGGCAGAACTGAAAGAGGCTAACGCATACTGGAAAGGGAAAACAACCAGTGAGCTTGCCACGGCCTACATGGAACCGGAGACATTGCTTGCCATGGAGCATAATATGTTTACCCCTGGCAATTATTTTTATAATGGCGTGGGACATGTCACTGTAAAGTATGGCGAGGTGCTGGAGATTGGATTCGCGGGCATCAGGCAAAAGGCCGAGGCGGAGATGGCATCTTTATGTCTGGCAGATGGAGATTATCAGAAAAGATCCAGATTCCTGGAAGCTGTTATCATCAGCTGTGATGCGGTGATTACATATGCAAGGCGGTACGCCAGGCTGGCCCTTAAAGAGGCTGAACAATGCACAGATACCGCAAGGAAGAAGGAACTGCTTGGGATTGCCCAGAATTGTGCGAATGTGCCGGAGAAGGGAGCGTCGGGATTCTACGAAGCTTGTCAGTCTTTCTGGTTTGTGCAGCAGCTTCTGCAGATTGAATCCAGCGGCCATTCTATTTCTCCTGGAAGGTTTGACCAGTATATGTATCCTTATTATAAGAAGGATTTAGAAGCTGGCAAGATCACAAGAGGATTCGCCCAGGAACTGATGGACTGTATCTGGGTGAAGCTCAATGACTTAAATAAATGCCGAGACGCTGCGTCTGCGGAAGGGTTTGCAGGATACAGCCTGTTCCAGAACCTGATTGCGGGCGGCCAGAATAAAGACGGGATTGATGTGACAAACGATCTGTCATTCATGAGCATTCAGGCATCTATGCACGTATTCCTGCCCCAGCCGTCCTTGTCTGTCAGAGTATGGAACGGCACGCCCCATGAATTCTTGGTGAAAGCGGCTGAGCTGACCCGCACAGGTATTGGCCTGCCTGCATACTACAACGATGAGGTGATTATCCCTTCTCTGATCAGCAGGGGGCTTACGTTGGAAGATGCAAGAGATTATAATATCATCGGCTGTGTGGAGCCGCAGAAAGCGGGGAAAACGGAAGGCTGGCATGATGCTGCATTTTTCAACATGTGCCGTCCTCTGGAACTTGTGTTTGGCAATGGGATGGATAAAGGCAGCCAGGTCGGGCCCAAAACAGGCAAAGTAGAAGATATGCGTACCTTTGAAGAATTCTACCAGGCTTATAAGATCCAGATGGATTATGCGATTAAACTTCTGGTGAACGCGGATAATGCCATCGATATGGCACATGCAGAACGGTGCCCGCTTCCCTTCTTGTCTTCTATGGTAGATGACTGTATGAAGAGAGGAAAGAGTGTACAGGAAGGCGGGGCTGTCTATAACTTTACAGGCCCTCAGGGATTTGGCGTTGCAAATATGGCAGATGCCCTGTATGCAGTGAAGAAGCTGGTTTATGATGAGAAGAAAATCAGCATGAAGGAGCTGAAGGATATGTTGGCCCTCAACTATGGCAAAGGCCTTGCAGAGGAAGATATGGTATCCATGGCAGCAGACGTGGCAGCAGGAATGAAGTCTGCTGGACAAGCTGTAGGGGAGCGGGAAATAGCTGCGATATTAAAGAGCATAGCCGCTATTTCAGAAGCACCTGAGGTTAAGGAGAAGGGCGAAAGGATTCTGAAGCTGATAGATGAGGTTCCGAAGTTCGGCAATGATATAGCAGAGGTAGATGCATTTGCAAGGGATGTGGCTTATACATATACAAAGCCGTTACAGAACTATAAGAATCCCCGGGGGGGGATTTTCCAGGCAGGCCTTTATCCGGTATCGGCCAATGTCCCCCTGGGCGCTCAGACTGGAGCCACGCCAGACGGGCGTCTGGCCCATACCCCTGTTGCGGACGGTGTGTCCCCCTCTGCAGGGAAGGATATAAATGGGCCCACGGCAGCGGCAAACTCTGTTTCAAGGCTGGATCATTATATTGCATCGAATGGTACACTTTTTAATCAGAAGTTCCACCCCTCTGCCCTGAGTGGGAGAAGCGGCCTTGAGAATTTTGTGGGACTTATCCGTTCTTATTTTGACCAGAAAGGAAGCCACATGCAGTT of the Luxibacter massiliensis genome contains:
- a CDS encoding glycyl radical protein — encoded protein: MGLYTYDSSDIPKSERISKLVENLYAKMPEIESARAVLITESYKQTENEPMIIRRAKAFRHILENIPIVIRDLELIVGSTTIAPRGCQTYPEFSYEWLEEEFDTVEKRSADPFYISDKTKAELKEANAYWKGKTTSELATAYMEPETLLAMEHNMFTPGNYFYNGVGHVTVKYGEVLEIGFAGIRQKAEAEMASLCLADGDYQKRSRFLEAVIISCDAVITYARRYARLALKEAEQCTDTARKKELLGIAQNCANVPEKGASGFYEACQSFWFVQQLLQIESSGHSISPGRFDQYMYPYYKKDLEAGKITRGFAQELMDCIWVKLNDLNKCRDAASAEGFAGYSLFQNLIAGGQNKDGIDVTNDLSFMSIQASMHVFLPQPSLSVRVWNGTPHEFLVKAAELTRTGIGLPAYYNDEVIIPSLISRGLTLEDARDYNIIGCVEPQKAGKTEGWHDAAFFNMCRPLELVFGNGMDKGSQVGPKTGKVEDMRTFEEFYQAYKIQMDYAIKLLVNADNAIDMAHAERCPLPFLSSMVDDCMKRGKSVQEGGAVYNFTGPQGFGVANMADALYAVKKLVYDEKKISMKELKDMLALNYGKGLAEEDMVSMAADVAAGMKSAGQAVGEREIAAILKSIAAISEAPEVKEKGERILKLIDEVPKFGNDIAEVDAFARDVAYTYTKPLQNYKNPRGGIFQAGLYPVSANVPLGAQTGATPDGRLAHTPVADGVSPSAGKDINGPTAAANSVSRLDHYIASNGTLFNQKFHPSALSGRSGLENFVGLIRSYFDQKGSHMQFNVVSRETLLDAQKHPEQYKHLVVRVAGYSALFTTLSKSLQDDIIRRTEQGF